The following proteins come from a genomic window of Ilumatobacter coccineus YM16-304:
- the mreB gene encoding rod shape-determining protein → MARDLAIDLGTANTLVYMKGRGIVLNEPSVIALNRQTGEVLATGREAWQMIGRTPGYIVAVRPLRGGAITDFEITERMIRLLLQRVGVSRFTRPKVVICVPSAITEVERRAVTDAARRAGAADANLIEQPMAAAIGADLPIDEPVGNMVIDIGGGTSETAVISLGGIVSLEAVRVGSFDIDAAIQNHVRREHGIAIGERTAEEIKVAIGSAHPTQDENQAEVRGRDLMTGLPKTVLLTPEEVRMAIEDVISSIVASVVRCLSKAPPELSQDFLVRGMYLVGGGGLLRGLAERIERETQVPVRMSNVPLEAVVLGAGHVIEHYEALKGMFMGARK, encoded by the coding sequence ATGGCGCGTGACCTCGCAATCGATCTCGGTACCGCCAACACGCTGGTCTACATGAAGGGCCGCGGCATCGTGTTGAACGAGCCGTCGGTCATCGCCCTCAACCGGCAGACCGGCGAAGTGCTCGCCACCGGTCGCGAGGCGTGGCAGATGATCGGTCGAACGCCCGGCTACATCGTGGCGGTCCGTCCGCTGCGCGGCGGCGCGATCACCGACTTCGAGATCACCGAACGGATGATCCGCCTGCTGCTCCAGCGTGTCGGCGTCAGCCGGTTCACGCGGCCGAAGGTCGTCATCTGTGTGCCGTCGGCGATCACCGAAGTCGAGCGGCGTGCGGTCACCGACGCGGCGCGGCGTGCCGGCGCAGCCGACGCCAACCTGATCGAGCAGCCGATGGCCGCGGCGATCGGCGCCGACCTCCCGATCGACGAGCCGGTCGGCAACATGGTCATCGACATCGGCGGCGGCACCAGCGAGACCGCGGTCATCTCGTTGGGTGGCATCGTGTCGCTCGAAGCGGTGCGCGTCGGTTCGTTCGACATCGACGCCGCGATCCAGAACCACGTGCGACGCGAGCACGGCATCGCCATCGGCGAGCGCACGGCCGAGGAGATCAAGGTCGCGATCGGCTCCGCACATCCGACGCAAGACGAGAACCAGGCCGAGGTCCGCGGACGCGACCTCATGACCGGCTTGCCGAAGACCGTGCTGTTGACTCCCGAAGAGGTGCGCATGGCGATCGAAGACGTCATCTCGTCGATCGTCGCGTCGGTGGTGCGCTGTCTGTCGAAGGCGCCGCCCGAGTTGTCGCAGGACTTCCTCGTCCGCGGCATGTACCTCGTCGGTGGCGGTGGTCTGCTGCGCGGGCTCGCCGAGCGGATCGAGCGCGAAACGCAGGTGCCGGTGCGCATGTCGAACGTGCCGCTCGAGGCCGTCGTGCTCGGCGCCGGTCACGTCATCGAGCACTACGAGGCGTTGAAGGGCATGTTCATGGGGGCACGCAAGTAG
- the dusB gene encoding tRNA dihydrouridine synthase DusB yields MTFSIGQHELSAPVVLAPMAGVTNAPFRALCRHFAPGLVYVNEMVMATPVVHANAKTHRMISFADDEHPRSQQIYGSDPDMMGEAVHRLCDAGRVDHIDINFGCPAAKVTRRGGGAAVPARPELLRAILRAAVSNAAPYGVPVTAKFRMGLFDDWLTHLRTGEVCAEEGVASIAMHARTVEQHYSGEARWEAIGELKAHMTSLGSTIPVLGNGDIWEAHDAVRMMAETDCDGVVIGRGCLGRPWLFADLVEALNGRPVPPSRTLGEVVAVMAEHARGLAEHLGEDHAMRDYRKHTGWYMSGYPIGSEFRRRFSMVKSLAELDDILGDVIERCGEATTIVEGGERIKRGHTRGPTKVSIPEGWLDGQQREALATDVTVPDDDQAMAMSGG; encoded by the coding sequence ATGACCTTCTCGATCGGACAACACGAGCTGTCGGCTCCCGTGGTGCTCGCCCCGATGGCGGGCGTCACCAACGCGCCGTTCCGCGCGCTGTGTCGTCACTTCGCCCCCGGTCTCGTCTACGTCAACGAGATGGTCATGGCCACGCCGGTCGTGCACGCCAACGCGAAGACGCACCGGATGATCAGCTTCGCCGACGACGAGCACCCGCGCAGCCAGCAGATCTACGGCAGCGACCCCGACATGATGGGTGAGGCCGTGCATCGCCTCTGCGACGCAGGTCGCGTCGATCACATCGACATCAACTTCGGCTGCCCGGCGGCCAAGGTGACACGGCGAGGCGGCGGCGCGGCCGTGCCCGCCCGCCCCGAACTCCTGCGGGCGATCCTTCGAGCCGCCGTGTCGAACGCCGCTCCGTACGGCGTGCCGGTCACGGCCAAGTTCCGCATGGGGCTGTTCGACGACTGGCTCACGCACCTGCGCACGGGCGAGGTGTGCGCCGAGGAAGGTGTCGCTTCGATCGCCATGCATGCTCGCACGGTCGAGCAGCACTACTCGGGCGAGGCGCGCTGGGAGGCCATCGGCGAACTCAAAGCGCACATGACCTCGCTCGGCTCCACCATTCCGGTCCTCGGCAACGGCGACATCTGGGAAGCGCACGACGCGGTCCGCATGATGGCCGAGACCGACTGTGACGGCGTCGTGATCGGCCGCGGCTGTCTCGGTCGCCCCTGGCTGTTCGCCGACCTCGTCGAAGCGCTCAACGGTCGCCCGGTTCCTCCGAGCCGCACCCTCGGTGAGGTCGTCGCCGTGATGGCCGAGCACGCTCGCGGGCTCGCCGAACACCTCGGCGAAGACCACGCCATGCGTGACTACCGCAAGCACACCGGCTGGTACATGAGCGGCTACCCGATCGGCTCGGAGTTCCGTCGGCGCTTCTCGATGGTCAAGTCGCTGGCCGAGCTCGACGACATCCTCGGCGACGTGATCGAACGCTGCGGCGAGGCGACCACGATCGTCGAAGGCGGCGAGCGCATCAAGCGCGGTCACACCCGTGGCCCGACCAAGGTCTCGATCCCGGAGGGCTGGCTCGACGGACAGCAGCGCGAGGCGCTCGCCACCGACGTCACCGTGCCCGACGACGATCAGGCCATGGCCATGTCGGGCGGATGA
- a CDS encoding fasciclin domain-containing protein — protein sequence MSNDDFAPPTDDPQGGPADIPGLPNNPVEHTPTEPTQVFPTVPPPAPGLPPTAPTAQGPADPVPPQVPIAPTPAANYDLPWYRQPGQMALLLFGLLAIGGLIILLIVLSGGDDGEEGSLVIDDDGPVSMVVIRQDAIANPVSASITAVVTAGDSVPGDYQWVVPADAVVGQPAIRQTDAIGRTEFRWEPAATVADVATWTSRVELGEVVTGDVAAAGVTAECEVDRGHDVAASPLSVSVAVAGDDSDPTASRIITYSFPNAEFGIGDRVSCEVTNNAVAATTTTTTLPSDTTTTGVETTTTAVETTTTAPTTTVAPTTTVAPTTTAAPTTTTTTTTTTTTTTTTIPEPVAEPGSVLEFLSGRSDLSGFVDMIQAADLVGEFNDPSRTFTVFAPDNDAISDLISDPDGPDLENQGVVRDLVRTHVLNGESISAAEVASRPSIAVQFGGPQEVDPGPPVGLGVAELIEVDRVATAATVHILDAVLEPEI from the coding sequence ATGTCGAACGACGATTTCGCGCCGCCAACCGACGATCCGCAAGGTGGCCCGGCAGACATCCCCGGTCTGCCCAACAACCCGGTCGAGCACACGCCGACCGAGCCGACGCAGGTCTTTCCCACGGTGCCGCCTCCGGCCCCCGGCCTGCCGCCGACTGCACCGACAGCGCAGGGTCCCGCCGACCCGGTCCCTCCGCAGGTGCCCATCGCCCCGACACCCGCGGCGAACTACGACCTGCCGTGGTATCGCCAGCCCGGCCAGATGGCCCTCCTGCTCTTCGGCCTGCTCGCGATCGGCGGACTCATCATCCTGCTGATCGTGCTCTCGGGCGGCGACGACGGTGAAGAGGGATCGCTCGTCATCGACGACGACGGCCCCGTGTCGATGGTGGTCATCCGACAAGACGCCATCGCGAACCCGGTGTCGGCGTCGATCACCGCAGTCGTCACCGCGGGCGACAGCGTGCCCGGCGACTACCAGTGGGTCGTGCCCGCCGATGCCGTCGTCGGTCAACCCGCCATCCGCCAGACCGATGCCATCGGACGAACCGAGTTCCGGTGGGAGCCCGCTGCGACCGTGGCCGACGTCGCCACCTGGACGTCTCGGGTCGAGCTGGGCGAAGTGGTGACCGGCGACGTGGCTGCAGCAGGCGTGACCGCCGAGTGCGAGGTCGACCGCGGGCACGATGTCGCCGCCTCGCCCTTGAGCGTGTCGGTGGCCGTGGCCGGTGATGACAGCGACCCGACGGCCTCGCGGATCATCACCTATTCTTTCCCCAACGCCGAGTTCGGCATCGGCGACCGAGTGTCGTGTGAGGTCACCAACAACGCGGTCGCCGCCACCACGACCACCACCACGCTGCCGTCCGACACCACCACCACCGGCGTCGAGACGACGACCACGGCTGTCGAGACGACGACCACCGCGCCGACGACCACGGTCGCGCCGACGACCACGGTGGCCCCGACCACCACGGCGGCCCCGACCACCACGACCACGACGACGACCACCACCACGACGACCACGACGACGATCCCCGAACCGGTCGCCGAGCCGGGATCGGTCCTCGAGTTCCTGTCGGGGCGCAGCGATCTGTCGGGGTTCGTCGACATGATCCAGGCCGCCGACCTGGTCGGCGAGTTCAACGACCCGTCCCGCACCTTCACGGTGTTCGCGCCCGACAACGACGCGATCAGCGACCTCATCAGCGATCCCGACGGTCCCGACCTCGAGAACCAAGGCGTGGTGCGTGACCTTGTGCGCACGCACGTGCTCAACGGCGAGAGCATCAGCGCGGCAGAAGTCGCGTCGCGGCCGTCGATCGCCGTGCAGTTCGGTGGCCCGCAGGAGGTCGACCCCGGCCCGCCGGTCGGCCTCGGCGTCGCCGAGTTGATCGAGGTCGACCGAGTGGCGACCGCAGCGACGGTTCACATCCTCGACGCGGTGCTCGAGCCCGAGATCTGA
- a CDS encoding PQQ-dependent sugar dehydrogenase, whose product MTWRRVAVSLVGALVVASCAGSDESSTPSVADTEVFTEVSAPPVEEPADEPEPAEPEPTQPTEPAVTTTLVPAADADLPTAAPSEADPSAPPTTLPGPLEVPVVDLVEVTSFDEPVGVATRSLDPRFFVVQQGGLIVAADAESDTVVLDMADIDGIEVGTEGGEQGLLGLAFHPTLDLAYINFTNGAGTTIVAEMAHDPTTIEFDTSTYREVLSIEQPFANHNGGHLEFGPDGYLYIGTGDGGSAGDPNRAALDLSSRLGKLLRIDPTLGDDGRDFTVPTDNPFLGADDADPTIWSYGLRNPWKFSFDPLTNELWIADVGQNQFEEIHLAPAVDGVDAGRGLSFGWSAFEGDAPFNDDQPTDGHVPPVVTYAHADGGCSVSGGVVARDAAYDDLNGWYVYGDFCSGQVWALDTTSVGISDSTRVGEPVVVELANVPALVAVFEGPDGDIYAVSRSGPLLRLAQR is encoded by the coding sequence ATGACCTGGCGGCGCGTCGCCGTGTCCCTCGTCGGGGCGCTCGTCGTCGCCTCGTGTGCGGGGAGCGACGAGTCGTCGACCCCATCGGTCGCCGACACCGAGGTGTTCACCGAGGTGTCTGCACCGCCTGTGGAAGAACCGGCCGACGAGCCGGAACCGGCCGAGCCGGAGCCCACCCAGCCCACCGAGCCAGCGGTCACGACCACGCTCGTCCCTGCGGCCGATGCCGACCTGCCGACCGCGGCGCCGTCCGAGGCCGACCCCAGTGCCCCGCCCACGACGCTGCCCGGCCCGCTCGAGGTGCCGGTCGTCGACCTGGTCGAGGTCACCTCGTTCGACGAGCCGGTGGGAGTCGCCACACGGTCGCTCGACCCACGCTTCTTCGTCGTCCAGCAGGGCGGACTCATCGTCGCTGCCGACGCCGAATCCGACACCGTCGTGCTCGACATGGCCGACATCGACGGCATCGAGGTCGGCACCGAGGGCGGCGAGCAGGGTCTGCTCGGCCTCGCCTTCCACCCCACGCTCGACCTGGCGTACATCAACTTCACCAATGGCGCCGGCACCACGATCGTCGCCGAGATGGCGCACGACCCGACCACGATCGAGTTCGACACGTCGACCTACCGCGAGGTGTTGTCCATCGAGCAACCGTTCGCCAACCACAACGGTGGCCACCTCGAGTTCGGCCCCGACGGGTACCTCTACATCGGCACCGGCGACGGCGGCTCGGCCGGCGACCCGAACCGCGCCGCGCTCGACCTGTCGAGCCGACTCGGCAAGCTGCTGCGCATCGACCCCACGCTCGGCGACGACGGCCGCGACTTCACCGTCCCGACCGACAACCCGTTCCTGGGCGCCGACGACGCCGACCCGACCATCTGGTCGTACGGCCTGCGCAACCCGTGGAAGTTCTCGTTCGACCCGCTCACCAACGAGCTCTGGATCGCCGACGTCGGACAGAACCAGTTCGAGGAGATCCACCTCGCGCCCGCGGTCGACGGCGTCGATGCCGGTCGCGGCCTGAGCTTCGGATGGAGCGCCTTCGAAGGTGACGCCCCGTTCAACGACGACCAGCCGACCGACGGGCACGTCCCACCCGTCGTCACCTACGCACACGCCGACGGCGGCTGCTCGGTGAGCGGTGGCGTCGTCGCCCGTGACGCCGCCTACGACGATCTCAACGGCTGGTACGTGTACGGCGACTTCTGCTCGGGTCAGGTCTGGGCGCTCGACACCACCTCGGTGGGCATCAGCGACAGCACCCGGGTCGGCGAACCCGTCGTGGTCGAACTCGCCAACGTGCCCGCACTCGTGGCGGTGTTCGAAGGCCCCGACGGCGACATCTACGCGGTGAGCCGCAGCGGCCCGCTGCTGCGTCTCGCGCAGCGCTGA
- a CDS encoding molybdenum cofactor biosynthesis protein MoaE, translating into MPGVTPPENGDNWFGVTADELPIAAAYEWAVRPSCGAVVLFSGTVRDHAEGRDDVQHLTYEAYDEQVVPVFERITAELRERWPDTGRVVLLHRTGRLELGESSVIAVVSSPHRPNAFEAGRYAIDALKESAPIWKHEVWADGSDWGTDAHTAVDPRSVGATE; encoded by the coding sequence ATGCCCGGCGTGACGCCCCCCGAAAACGGTGACAATTGGTTCGGTGTGACCGCCGACGAGTTGCCGATCGCCGCTGCGTACGAGTGGGCAGTCCGACCTTCGTGCGGGGCCGTCGTGCTGTTCAGCGGCACCGTCCGCGACCACGCCGAAGGGCGCGACGACGTGCAGCACCTCACGTACGAGGCGTACGACGAACAGGTCGTCCCGGTGTTCGAGCGGATCACCGCCGAGCTCCGCGAGCGCTGGCCCGACACCGGTCGCGTCGTCCTGCTCCATCGGACGGGTCGGCTCGAGCTGGGTGAGTCGTCGGTCATCGCCGTCGTGTCGTCGCCGCATCGCCCCAACGCCTTCGAAGCCGGCCGCTACGCCATCGACGCGCTCAAGGAGTCGGCGCCGATCTGGAAGCACGAAGTCTGGGCCGACGGTTCCGACTGGGGGACCGACGCGCACACCGCCGTCGATCCCCGATCGGTCGGTGCGACCGAATGA
- a CDS encoding RNB domain-containing ribonuclease translates to MARTGQTFIPDDDVEDFREGFARLRDDFDVPGEHPDEVKAAAEVAAARPFDVVQPGEPAGQWQHVDRTDVEFLTLDPATSTDLDQAFAIEMAGDDVVLHYAIADVGWFVRHGDPIDREAWRRGVTVYLPDGRAGLHPERIAEDAGSLLPGGPKPAVVFTVRVAGDGSVRLDGVERAMVRNRAKLAYSTVTPADLPDAFPELSRRIEENERRRGSDRIQWPEQEVVRRPGGGFELRFRPRNDAENQNAAMSLATNMAVADALLEAETGLFRTMPGVDERRLGRLRHTARAFGLDWPKAMSLGEFERSLPRGEPRTSAFLLAVRRAGGGASYTPYAEIEGDKPWHAAVAATYVHATAPLRRLADRYVIEATLAIANGRAVPDEVEQAFSELPEAMRRGDSRANRVDRAAIDLAEAIVLQDQVGEVFEAVITDEDDRGVRIQIREPAVVARTTARRVDPGDEIQVKLVAADPVSRSIDFERVG, encoded by the coding sequence ATGGCACGAACCGGGCAGACGTTCATCCCCGACGACGACGTCGAGGACTTCCGCGAAGGGTTTGCTCGTCTGCGAGACGACTTCGACGTGCCGGGCGAGCACCCCGACGAGGTCAAGGCTGCCGCCGAGGTCGCGGCCGCTCGCCCGTTCGACGTGGTGCAGCCTGGCGAACCTGCCGGTCAGTGGCAGCACGTCGACCGGACCGATGTCGAGTTCCTCACGCTCGATCCGGCGACCAGCACCGACCTCGACCAGGCGTTCGCCATCGAGATGGCCGGCGACGACGTGGTGTTGCACTACGCGATCGCCGACGTCGGCTGGTTCGTCCGACACGGCGACCCGATCGATCGTGAAGCCTGGCGCCGTGGTGTCACCGTGTATCTGCCCGACGGGCGTGCGGGGCTGCATCCGGAACGGATCGCCGAAGACGCCGGCAGCTTGCTCCCGGGCGGCCCGAAACCGGCCGTGGTCTTCACGGTCCGCGTCGCCGGTGACGGCTCGGTGCGCCTCGACGGCGTCGAGCGAGCCATGGTGCGCAACCGCGCCAAGCTCGCCTACTCCACGGTCACGCCCGCCGACCTGCCCGACGCGTTCCCCGAACTCTCGCGCCGCATCGAGGAGAACGAGCGCCGTCGCGGTTCCGATCGCATCCAGTGGCCGGAGCAGGAAGTGGTCCGACGGCCCGGTGGCGGTTTCGAACTCCGGTTCCGGCCGCGCAACGACGCCGAGAACCAGAACGCGGCGATGTCGCTGGCGACCAACATGGCGGTCGCCGACGCGCTGCTCGAAGCCGAGACGGGGTTGTTCCGCACGATGCCCGGCGTCGACGAGCGTCGCCTCGGCCGGCTGCGCCACACGGCGCGAGCGTTCGGCCTCGACTGGCCGAAGGCGATGAGCCTCGGCGAGTTCGAGCGGTCGCTTCCTCGCGGCGAGCCGCGCACGTCGGCGTTCCTCCTCGCGGTCCGCCGTGCGGGCGGTGGAGCGTCGTACACGCCGTACGCCGAGATCGAGGGCGACAAGCCGTGGCATGCCGCGGTGGCGGCCACGTACGTGCACGCAACGGCACCACTGCGGCGCCTGGCCGACCGCTACGTGATCGAAGCGACCCTGGCGATCGCCAACGGGCGAGCGGTGCCCGACGAGGTGGAGCAGGCGTTCAGCGAGTTGCCCGAGGCGATGCGCCGTGGCGACTCACGAGCCAACCGAGTCGACCGGGCGGCGATCGATCTGGCCGAGGCCATCGTGTTGCAGGATCAGGTCGGCGAAGTCTTCGAGGCCGTGATCACCGACGAAGACGATCGTGGCGTCCGCATCCAGATCCGGGAGCCGGCCGTCGTCGCACGTACCACGGCACGACGCGTCGATCCGGGCGACGAGATCCAGGTGAAGTTGGTCGCGGCCGACCCGGTCAGTCGCTCGATCGACTTCGAACGCGTCGGCTGA
- a CDS encoding nitroreductase family protein — protein sequence MAQLDLTNDELLTTTRAVRKRLDFDRPVEKDVIRECVEVAMQSPSGSNSMTMQFVIVTDPEQRAAIGEVYRQCYEMYKGMDGVYAGSIKKDGEAEQAQQDRVASSADYLGENMGKAPALVIACTAAGRVDGQPGLVAASGMANVLPAMWSFMLAARSRGLGTAWTTVHLMMEQQVADILGIPFDEVQQTCLSPLAYTIGTDFKRAMRPEPDTIIHWDRW from the coding sequence ATGGCCCAACTGGATCTGACCAACGACGAGCTCCTCACGACGACCCGTGCGGTGCGCAAACGGCTCGATTTCGACCGCCCGGTCGAGAAGGACGTGATCCGTGAATGCGTCGAGGTCGCCATGCAGTCGCCGTCGGGTTCGAACAGCATGACCATGCAGTTCGTCATCGTCACCGACCCCGAGCAGCGGGCCGCGATCGGCGAGGTGTACCGCCAGTGCTACGAGATGTACAAGGGCATGGACGGTGTGTACGCCGGCTCGATCAAGAAGGACGGCGAGGCCGAACAGGCGCAGCAGGATCGCGTGGCGAGCTCGGCCGACTACCTCGGCGAGAACATGGGCAAGGCGCCGGCGCTGGTCATCGCCTGCACCGCGGCCGGTCGAGTCGACGGTCAGCCCGGCCTCGTCGCCGCATCGGGCATGGCCAACGTGCTCCCCGCCATGTGGAGCTTCATGCTCGCCGCCCGCTCACGCGGCCTCGGCACCGCCTGGACCACCGTGCACCTCATGATGGAGCAGCAGGTCGCCGACATCCTCGGCATCCCGTTCGACGAAGTCCAGCAGACCTGCCTCAGCCCCCTCGCCTACACCATCGGCACCGACTTCAAGCGCGCCATGCGCCCCGAGCCCGACACCATCATCCACTGGGACCGTTGGTGA
- a CDS encoding NAD-dependent epimerase/dehydratase family protein, which produces MTTAVLTGARGPLGRRVARILADDGDVTVVLLDDVLHPAAAGPPELDSADVVVDLGTSDYDSRAEQRESSSEFVAATLAAADQLAADQVVFVSSALVYGAAPNNPKPLTEDAVLRPDVEFVFARQLASAEELVEQWRRARPGRATSVLRPALALAEGDSSRLAAALVSGLGRRIAQADPPSQFLHLDDLAEAVALAVRSRLDGVFNVAPDGWIAGERVRALSGERPRFPLPERLGEVVSSLRWRFQRGPIPPGLGSYTQEPWIVSNGKLRRAGWEPSVTNEQAYVEATEAPWWTMISPKRRQELTLGLGVALGVLAAALGVVVGRRWWRRRKAV; this is translated from the coding sequence ATGACCACGGCGGTGTTGACGGGAGCGCGCGGCCCACTCGGGCGCCGGGTCGCCCGCATCCTCGCCGACGACGGCGACGTGACGGTGGTGCTGCTCGACGACGTGTTGCACCCCGCTGCCGCCGGACCACCCGAACTCGATTCGGCCGACGTCGTCGTCGACCTCGGCACCAGCGACTACGACAGCCGCGCCGAGCAGCGTGAGAGCTCGAGCGAGTTCGTCGCCGCCACGCTCGCTGCCGCCGATCAACTCGCGGCCGATCAGGTCGTGTTCGTGTCGTCGGCGCTGGTGTACGGCGCTGCTCCCAACAACCCCAAGCCCCTCACCGAGGACGCGGTGCTCCGCCCCGACGTGGAGTTCGTGTTCGCCCGACAGTTGGCGTCGGCCGAAGAACTCGTCGAGCAGTGGCGCCGAGCGCGTCCCGGCCGTGCGACCTCGGTGCTCCGTCCGGCGCTGGCCCTGGCCGAGGGCGACAGTTCGCGCCTCGCAGCGGCTCTGGTGTCGGGCCTCGGGCGACGCATCGCGCAGGCCGACCCGCCGAGTCAGTTCCTCCACCTCGACGATCTTGCCGAGGCGGTGGCCCTGGCGGTGCGCTCGCGGCTCGACGGTGTGTTCAACGTGGCGCCCGACGGCTGGATCGCGGGCGAACGAGTCCGTGCGCTGTCGGGGGAACGGCCTCGCTTCCCGCTGCCCGAGCGACTCGGCGAAGTCGTGAGTTCGCTGCGCTGGCGCTTCCAGCGCGGCCCGATCCCGCCCGGGCTGGGTTCGTACACGCAGGAGCCCTGGATCGTGTCGAACGGCAAGCTCCGACGGGCGGGTTGGGAGCCGTCGGTCACCAACGAGCAGGCGTACGTCGAGGCGACCGAGGCACCGTGGTGGACGATGATCTCGCCGAAGCGCCGTCAGGAACTCACGCTCGGGCTTGGCGTGGCGCTCGGTGTGCTGGCTGCTGCGCTGGGTGTGGTCGTGGGCCGCCGGTGGTGGCGACGCCGCAAGGCCGTCTGA
- a CDS encoding acyl-CoA thioesterase, producing MSSTSPAPPNIPTAQENQQALDDLVTLLDLEAIEVNMFRGASTDEDRVRVFGGQVAGQALIAASRTVDEPGRHVHSLHAYFLRPGDPKLPILYEVDRIRDGRSFSTRRVVAIQHGRAIFNLQASFHDEETGGPDHQIEMDEGMTPPEQLPDFHTRMAPYAEQIGDWYHRPRPIDLRYVDGDPMGRRGESHTGQHVWLRANGVLPDDPVLQACVLTYASDMTLLDTTLLPFGLSYDHPGLQMASLDHAMWFHRPFQVDEWLLYQQQAISTGGARGLAGGAIFTADGALAVSVVQEGLARFTQ from the coding sequence ATGAGTTCCACCTCGCCCGCCCCGCCGAACATTCCGACCGCGCAAGAGAACCAGCAGGCGCTCGACGATCTGGTGACGCTGCTCGACCTCGAAGCGATCGAGGTCAACATGTTCCGCGGCGCGTCGACCGACGAAGACCGCGTGCGTGTGTTCGGCGGCCAAGTGGCCGGGCAGGCGCTCATCGCCGCCAGCCGCACCGTCGACGAACCGGGCCGCCACGTGCACTCGCTGCACGCGTACTTCCTGCGTCCGGGCGACCCGAAGCTCCCGATCCTGTACGAGGTCGACCGGATCCGTGACGGCCGAAGCTTCTCGACGCGGCGTGTGGTGGCGATCCAGCACGGGCGGGCGATCTTCAACCTGCAGGCGAGCTTCCACGACGAGGAGACCGGCGGACCCGATCACCAGATCGAGATGGACGAGGGCATGACCCCGCCGGAGCAACTGCCCGACTTCCACACGCGGATGGCGCCGTACGCGGAGCAGATCGGCGACTGGTACCACCGCCCCCGGCCCATCGACCTGCGCTACGTCGACGGCGATCCGATGGGTCGCCGCGGCGAGAGCCACACCGGTCAACACGTCTGGCTGCGGGCCAACGGTGTGCTGCCCGACGACCCGGTGCTGCAGGCCTGCGTCCTCACGTACGCGAGCGACATGACCCTGCTCGACACCACCCTGCTGCCGTTCGGGCTCTCGTACGACCACCCGGGCCTCCAGATGGCCAGCCTCGACCACGCGATGTGGTTCCACCGGCCGTTCCAGGTCGACGAATGGCTGCTCTACCAGCAGCAGGCCATCTCGACCGGCGGCGCGCGCGGCTTGGCCGGCGGCGCGATCTTCACCGCCGACGGCGCACTCGCGGTCAGCGTGGTGCAGGAGGGACTCGCGAGGTTCACCCAATGA
- a CDS encoding Maf family protein, with translation MIELPDGVELVLASASPRRRELLAGAGLDFAVVPADIDETPLPGECPADYVARLSAQKAQAVAQPGQIVIAADTTVEVDGAILEKPVDRADARRMLRLLSGRAHRCHTGVSVRSALAGEPTLATQVVTTEVVFVELTDVMIDWYLDTGEADDKAGAYGIQGAAGAFVERVEGSVTNVIGLPLAETLAMLANG, from the coding sequence ATGATCGAGCTTCCCGACGGGGTCGAACTCGTCCTTGCGTCGGCCTCGCCCCGACGTCGCGAACTCCTCGCCGGTGCCGGCCTCGACTTCGCCGTGGTTCCTGCCGACATCGACGAGACGCCGCTTCCCGGCGAGTGTCCTGCCGACTACGTCGCCCGGTTGTCGGCCCAGAAGGCGCAGGCCGTCGCGCAGCCCGGTCAGATCGTGATCGCCGCCGACACGACCGTCGAAGTCGACGGAGCGATCTTGGAGAAGCCCGTCGACCGAGCCGACGCTCGACGCATGCTGCGCCTGCTCTCGGGCCGTGCCCACCGCTGCCACACCGGGGTCAGCGTGCGCTCCGCCCTCGCCGGCGAGCCGACGCTCGCCACACAGGTCGTCACCACCGAGGTGGTGTTCGTCGAACTGACCGACGTGATGATCGACTGGTATCTCGACACGGGTGAAGCCGACGACAAGGCGGGTGCCTACGGCATCCAGGGTGCCGCCGGAGCGTTCGTCGAGCGCGTCGAGGGCAGTGTCACCAACGTGATCGGACTCCCGCTCGCCGAGACCTTGGCGATGCTGGCCAACGGGTAG